A genomic segment from Cricetulus griseus strain 17A/GY chromosome 8, alternate assembly CriGri-PICRH-1.0, whole genome shotgun sequence encodes:
- the Cav3 gene encoding caveolin-3: MMTEEHSDLEARIIKDIHCKEIDLVNRDPKNINEDIVKVDFEDVIAEPEGTYSFDGVWKVSYTTFTVSKYWCYRLLSTLLGVPLALIWGFLFACISFCHIWAVVPCIKSYLIEIQCISHIYSLCIRTFCNPLFAALGQVCSNIKVVLRREG; the protein is encoded by the exons ATGATGACCGAAGAGCACTCAGATCTGGAAGCCCGGATCATCAAGGACATCCACTGCAAGGAGATAGACCTGGTGAACCGTGACCCCAAGAACATCAATGAGGACATTGTGAAG GTAGATTTTGAAGATGTGATTGCAGAGCCCGAGGGCACCTACAGCTTCGATGGTGTGTGGAAGGTGAGCTACACCACTTTCACCGTCTCCAAGTACTGGTGCTACCGCCTGCTGTCTACACTGCTGGGTGTGCCGCTGGCCCTGATCTGGGGCTTCCTGTTCGCCTGTATCTCCTTCTGCCACATCTGGGCTGTGGTGCCCTGCATTAAGAGCTACCTGATCGAGATCCAGTGTATCAGTCACATCTACTCACTGTGTATCCGCACCTTCTGCAATCCGCTCTTTGCTGCGCTGGGCCAGGTCTGCAGCAACATCAAGGTGGTGCTGCGGAGGGAAGGCTAA